One genomic region from Alphaproteobacteria bacterium encodes:
- the fliF gene encoding flagellar basal-body MS-ring/collar protein FliF — protein MQTLRGLGVVRLAALGGTILAVIIFFAFMATKMSSGPLALLYSGLDPSDGGAIVSQLDTMKIPYEVSNNGTSIKVPTEQVGKLRMNMAQQGLPRGGSIGYEIFDQKDGFSTTSFVQNINQLRALEGELARTISTVNQVQSARVHLVLPKHEMFSQNDQKASASVFLKVRGGATLGKEQVGAIRQLIAAAVPNLQTDNISIVDDKGTLLAKAMDRSSAEGEATTQEEMRHNFERTQVDKIEDLLSRSLGYGKARAQVSVEMDFDKVTTSSEIYDPEGQVVRSQVTKSEQAKSSDTNTGVSAGNNLPSAQSSGGAGSNNQNNNSEEQVNYEINKTVRSHVRESGSIKKQSVAVLVDGIYETGADGKQTYKPRSKEELEQIKTLVRSAVNVDATRGDTVEVVNMQFTSATDGQPAGAEGIMAFMTPEMMRMAESVIMALLGLLAILLVVRPILKQVLEGATGAVGESGGNLLGASAPGNANLLSAASGGKSLAPPGAAAGEGEDDNSFEKMIDIQRVEGRVKASSLKKVGEIVEKHPEEAVGIIRNWIYQENK, from the coding sequence ATGCAAACCTTACGTGGTTTAGGTGTAGTGCGCCTTGCGGCTCTGGGCGGCACGATTTTAGCGGTCATCATCTTCTTTGCCTTTATGGCTACCAAGATGTCTTCTGGCCCATTAGCGCTTCTTTACAGTGGCCTTGATCCATCTGATGGAGGCGCGATTGTAAGCCAGCTGGACACGATGAAAATCCCTTATGAAGTCAGCAATAACGGCACAAGCATTAAAGTGCCGACCGAACAGGTTGGAAAATTGCGCATGAATATGGCGCAGCAGGGCCTACCCCGTGGCGGTTCAATTGGCTATGAAATTTTTGACCAAAAGGATGGTTTTAGCACCACCAGCTTTGTTCAAAACATTAATCAACTTCGTGCATTGGAAGGCGAGCTTGCCCGCACCATCAGCACCGTGAATCAGGTTCAATCGGCGCGGGTTCATCTGGTGCTGCCAAAGCATGAGATGTTCAGCCAGAATGACCAGAAGGCATCCGCCTCGGTATTCTTGAAAGTACGTGGCGGGGCAACCCTTGGCAAAGAACAGGTTGGCGCCATTCGTCAGCTAATTGCGGCCGCTGTTCCTAATCTTCAAACCGATAACATATCGATTGTAGATGACAAAGGCACGTTGCTGGCAAAGGCAATGGATCGTTCCAGCGCCGAAGGCGAAGCAACCACGCAAGAGGAAATGCGCCATAACTTTGAAAGAACGCAGGTTGATAAAATTGAAGACCTCCTCTCCCGCTCGCTTGGATATGGCAAGGCACGTGCGCAAGTTTCTGTTGAAATGGATTTTGACAAAGTCACAACCAGTTCTGAAATCTATGACCCTGAAGGTCAGGTTGTGCGCAGCCAAGTAACCAAGTCAGAGCAAGCGAAGTCTTCTGACACCAACACAGGTGTTTCGGCAGGTAATAATCTTCCATCTGCGCAATCAAGCGGCGGCGCTGGTTCCAATAACCAGAATAATAACAGCGAAGAACAGGTCAATTACGAAATCAACAAAACCGTGCGCAGTCATGTGCGTGAAAGCGGCAGCATTAAAAAGCAATCGGTCGCCGTATTGGTGGATGGCATTTATGAAACTGGCGCGGATGGCAAGCAAACCTATAAGCCACGCAGCAAGGAAGAGCTTGAGCAAATCAAAACGCTCGTTCGCAGCGCGGTAAATGTAGATGCCACACGCGGGGATACGGTTGAAGTTGTGAATATGCAGTTTACGTCGGCAACGGATGGTCAACCCGCAGGCGCAGAAGGCATTATGGCATTCATGACACCTGAAATGATGCGTATGGCTGAATCGGTCATCATGGCGCTTCTCGGTCTTCTTGCTATTCTTTTGGTGGTTCGCCCTATTCTGAAGCAAGTGCTGGAAGGCGCAACCGGCGCAGTTGGTGAAAGCGGCGGCAATTTATTGGGTGCAAGTGCACCGGGTAACGCCAATTTGCTAAGCGCAGCAAGCGGCGGAAAATCGCTGGCTCCGCCAGGTGCAGCAGCCGGTGAAGGCGAAGATGATAATTCATTTGAAAAGATGATTGATATTCAACGCGTCGAGGGTCGCGTGAAAGCATCATCCCTTAAAAAGGTTGGAGAGATTGTAGAAAAACATCCTGAGGAAGCCGTTGGTATTATACGCAACTGGATTTATCAGGAAAATAAGTAG